The Lycium ferocissimum isolate CSIRO_LF1 chromosome 10, AGI_CSIRO_Lferr_CH_V1, whole genome shotgun sequence genome window below encodes:
- the LOC132034499 gene encoding uncharacterized protein LOC132034499 isoform X2 encodes MHLMFLANGGKEDNQQKDGAEIIGDVMASTVTEQCLCSPEGGEDLSADMGCSAASLNAQSEPPIADKKRSEEHETVVHAATHVKQVMVLETELFEQKGNVVLQTLLRAPRYFNFNGSRWELCQRCGEENHGAAGRCPLEKKKRPCFYCGHYGHNGKYCKKVTGCFICKRRGHLAKDCPDAKTQPQDQSCEFCLKCGDTGHEMFTCTDGYCSSDLEKIQCWVCKAFGHLSCIDYKDYGPKQVSCYNCGKLGHLGSDCLNLRWNIPSASVRCKTGRTGLSCSERNNGDRDLLCEDRKSAKVRDLLLQMDVLGSEVASKKISRSRWRKRKRRQRKTEGGRWENGRQCGIRQECQSSEEPKSNVLLEPAAT; translated from the exons ATGCACCTTATGTTTCTT GCTAATGGTGGGAAAGAAGATAATCAACAAAAAGATGGAGCAGAAATTATTGGTGATGTAATGGCTTCAACAGTCACTGAACAATGTTTATGCTCCCCTGAAGGTGGTGAAGATTTGTCTGCAGATATGGGGTGCTCTGCAGCATCACTTAATGCTCAGTCGGAACCACCAATTGCGGACAAAAAGAGGAGTGAAGAGCACGAGACTGTT GTGCATGCTGCAACACATGTGAAACAAGTGATGGTGTTGGAGACTGAATTATTTGAACAAAAGGGAAATGTGGTGTTGCAGACACTTCTT CGGGCCCCAAGATACTTTAACTTCAACGGAAGCAGATGGGAATTGTGCCAGAGATGTGGTGAAGAAAACCATGGAGCAGCAGGTCGTTGTCCTCTTGAAAAGAAGAAACGGCCATGCTTTTACTGTGGGCATTACGGGCATAATGGAAAATATTGCAAGAAG GTCACTGGTTGCTTCATTTGCAAGAGAAGAGGCCATTTAGCCAAAGATTGTCCGGATGCTAAAACACAGCCACAAGACCAATCTTGTGAATTTTGTTTAAAATGCGGTGATACGGGACATGAGATGTTCACTTGTACAGATGGTTATTGCTCTAGTGATCTTGAG AAAATTCAATGCTGGGTCTGCAAAGCTTTTGGCCATCTTTCATGCATAGACTACAAAGATTATGGACCAAAACAAGTATCTTGCTACAACTGTGGGAAGCTTGGTCATTTAGGTTCA GATTGCTTAAATTTACGTTGGAACATTCCGTCAGCTTCTGTTCGCTGTAAGACGGGCAGGACTGGTCTTTCCTGCAGTGAAAGAAATAACGGAGACAGAGATCTTTTATGTGAAGACAGAAAATCTGCAAAG GTCCGGGATCTTCTTCTGCAAATGGATGTCTTAGGCTCGGAAGTTGCTTCTAAGAAGATCAGCAGATCGAGATGGAGGAAGCGCAAGCGACGACAAAGGAAAACTGAGGGTGGAAGATGGGAAAATGGCAGACAGTGTGGCATACGACAAGAATGCCAGTCTTCGGAAGAACCAAAGTCAAATGTGTTGTTGGAACCGGCAGCAACGTAA
- the LOC132034499 gene encoding uncharacterized protein LOC132034499 isoform X3: MSEDMGCFAAQFKSLTKPQIVKKERSEEEKAVVHAATHVKQVMVLETELFEQKGNVVLQTLLRAPRYFNFNGSRWELCQRCGEENHGAAGRCPLEKKKRPCFYCGHYGHNGKYCKKVTGCFICKRRGHLAKDCPDAKTQPQDQSCEFCLKCGDTGHEMFTCTDGYCSSDLEKIQCWVCKAFGHLSCIDYKDYGPKQVSCYNCGKLGHLGSDCLNLRWNIPSASVRCKTGRTGLSCSERNNGDRDLLCEDRKSAKVRDLLLQMDVLGSEVASKKISRSRWRKRKRRQRKTEGGRWENGRQCGIRQECQSSEEPKSNVLLEPAAT, encoded by the exons ATGTCTGAAGATATGGGCTGCTTTGCAGCACAATTTAAGTCTCTGACCAAACCACAAATAGTCAAGAAAGAGaggagtgaagaagaaaaggctGTT GTGCATGCTGCAACACATGTGAAACAAGTGATGGTGTTGGAGACTGAATTATTTGAACAAAAGGGAAATGTGGTGTTGCAGACACTTCTT CGGGCCCCAAGATACTTTAACTTCAACGGAAGCAGATGGGAATTGTGCCAGAGATGTGGTGAAGAAAACCATGGAGCAGCAGGTCGTTGTCCTCTTGAAAAGAAGAAACGGCCATGCTTTTACTGTGGGCATTACGGGCATAATGGAAAATATTGCAAGAAG GTCACTGGTTGCTTCATTTGCAAGAGAAGAGGCCATTTAGCCAAAGATTGTCCGGATGCTAAAACACAGCCACAAGACCAATCTTGTGAATTTTGTTTAAAATGCGGTGATACGGGACATGAGATGTTCACTTGTACAGATGGTTATTGCTCTAGTGATCTTGAG AAAATTCAATGCTGGGTCTGCAAAGCTTTTGGCCATCTTTCATGCATAGACTACAAAGATTATGGACCAAAACAAGTATCTTGCTACAACTGTGGGAAGCTTGGTCATTTAGGTTCA GATTGCTTAAATTTACGTTGGAACATTCCGTCAGCTTCTGTTCGCTGTAAGACGGGCAGGACTGGTCTTTCCTGCAGTGAAAGAAATAACGGAGACAGAGATCTTTTATGTGAAGACAGAAAATCTGCAAAG GTCCGGGATCTTCTTCTGCAAATGGATGTCTTAGGCTCGGAAGTTGCTTCTAAGAAGATCAGCAGATCGAGATGGAGGAAGCGCAAGCGACGACAAAGGAAAACTGAGGGTGGAAGATGGGAAAATGGCAGACAGTGTGGCATACGACAAGAATGCCAGTCTTCGGAAGAACCAAAGTCAAATGTGTTGTTGGAACCGGCAGCAACGTAA
- the LOC132034499 gene encoding uncharacterized protein LOC132034499 isoform X1, with the protein MSEDMGCFAAQFKSLTKPQIVKKERSEEEKAVANGGKEDNQQKDGAEIIGDVMASTVTEQCLCSPEGGEDLSADMGCSAASLNAQSEPPIADKKRSEEHETVVHAATHVKQVMVLETELFEQKGNVVLQTLLRAPRYFNFNGSRWELCQRCGEENHGAAGRCPLEKKKRPCFYCGHYGHNGKYCKKVTGCFICKRRGHLAKDCPDAKTQPQDQSCEFCLKCGDTGHEMFTCTDGYCSSDLEKIQCWVCKAFGHLSCIDYKDYGPKQVSCYNCGKLGHLGSDCLNLRWNIPSASVRCKTGRTGLSCSERNNGDRDLLCEDRKSAKVRDLLLQMDVLGSEVASKKISRSRWRKRKRRQRKTEGGRWENGRQCGIRQECQSSEEPKSNVLLEPAAT; encoded by the exons ATGTCTGAAGATATGGGCTGCTTTGCAGCACAATTTAAGTCTCTGACCAAACCACAAATAGTCAAGAAAGAGaggagtgaagaagaaaaggctGTT GCTAATGGTGGGAAAGAAGATAATCAACAAAAAGATGGAGCAGAAATTATTGGTGATGTAATGGCTTCAACAGTCACTGAACAATGTTTATGCTCCCCTGAAGGTGGTGAAGATTTGTCTGCAGATATGGGGTGCTCTGCAGCATCACTTAATGCTCAGTCGGAACCACCAATTGCGGACAAAAAGAGGAGTGAAGAGCACGAGACTGTT GTGCATGCTGCAACACATGTGAAACAAGTGATGGTGTTGGAGACTGAATTATTTGAACAAAAGGGAAATGTGGTGTTGCAGACACTTCTT CGGGCCCCAAGATACTTTAACTTCAACGGAAGCAGATGGGAATTGTGCCAGAGATGTGGTGAAGAAAACCATGGAGCAGCAGGTCGTTGTCCTCTTGAAAAGAAGAAACGGCCATGCTTTTACTGTGGGCATTACGGGCATAATGGAAAATATTGCAAGAAG GTCACTGGTTGCTTCATTTGCAAGAGAAGAGGCCATTTAGCCAAAGATTGTCCGGATGCTAAAACACAGCCACAAGACCAATCTTGTGAATTTTGTTTAAAATGCGGTGATACGGGACATGAGATGTTCACTTGTACAGATGGTTATTGCTCTAGTGATCTTGAG AAAATTCAATGCTGGGTCTGCAAAGCTTTTGGCCATCTTTCATGCATAGACTACAAAGATTATGGACCAAAACAAGTATCTTGCTACAACTGTGGGAAGCTTGGTCATTTAGGTTCA GATTGCTTAAATTTACGTTGGAACATTCCGTCAGCTTCTGTTCGCTGTAAGACGGGCAGGACTGGTCTTTCCTGCAGTGAAAGAAATAACGGAGACAGAGATCTTTTATGTGAAGACAGAAAATCTGCAAAG GTCCGGGATCTTCTTCTGCAAATGGATGTCTTAGGCTCGGAAGTTGCTTCTAAGAAGATCAGCAGATCGAGATGGAGGAAGCGCAAGCGACGACAAAGGAAAACTGAGGGTGGAAGATGGGAAAATGGCAGACAGTGTGGCATACGACAAGAATGCCAGTCTTCGGAAGAACCAAAGTCAAATGTGTTGTTGGAACCGGCAGCAACGTAA